Proteins encoded together in one Coffea arabica cultivar ET-39 chromosome 2c, Coffea Arabica ET-39 HiFi, whole genome shotgun sequence window:
- the LOC113730815 gene encoding MLO-like protein 6 isoform X1 encodes MAGESKELTLQETPTWAVAVICFILVAISIMVEFLIHLLASWLKKKRKQALHDALEKIKAELMLLGFISLLLTVVQDPISKICIPKSAGRSWHPCRENDELDGEKFINPCQAKGKSQLVSEKGLHELHIFIFMLAAFHVLYCITTLGLGRLKMRVWKAWEDETKTLEYTYHNDPDRFRFARDTSFGRRHLHFWSKSPILLWIVCFFRQFFASVTKVDYLALRHGFITAHLAPQNHTTFDFRSYIKRSLEEDFKVVVGISPIIWLFAVLFLMSNTHGWHSYLWLPFIPLAVILLVGTKLQVIITKMGLRIQERGDVVKGTPVVETGDHLFWFNRPRLLLYLIQFVLFQNAFQMAFFAFTWYKYGVPSCFHKGPKDIAIRLSVGIVTQVLCSYVTLPLYALVTQMGTTMKPVIFDEKVSSALKSWHKTAKKHIKEDRKSGSTTPFSSRPGTPLHGMSPVHLLQGFRCSTVDDDSLQATPRGSNSDNEIWDHEVPSSSLHNADDNAAGSAGRVTVMHHTVQEIQLASTSRISPKQRSVKTQHEVNIGSTDFSFK; translated from the exons ATGGCCGGAGAAAGTAAAGAACTTACATTGCAGGAGACGCCTACGTGGGCTGTGGCAGTTATCTGCTTTATACTCGTTGCTATCTCAATCATGGTCGAATTTCTCATTCATCTTCTCGCCTCG TGGTTAAAGAAAAAGCGTAAACAAGCTCTCCACGATGCACTGGAGAAGATCAAAGCAG AACTTATGCTTTTGGGgtttatctcattgctccttACAGTAGTGCAAGACCCCATTTCCAAAATATGCATACCCAAGAGTGCTGGCCGGTCCTGGCATCCTTGTAGGGAAAAtgatgaattggatggtgaaaaATTTATAAATCCATGCCAAGCCAAG GGTAAATCGCAATTGGTTTCAGAAAAGGGGTTACACGAACTCCATATCTTCATTTTCATGCTTGCCGCTTTTCACGTCCTCTATTGTATCACGACTTTGGGATTGGGTAGGCTAAAG ATGAGGGTATGGAAAGCATGGGAGGATGAGACCAAGACTCTGGAGTACACATACCATAACG ATCCAGACAGATTCAGGTTTGCTAGGGATACTTCCTTTGGACGTAGACATCTGCACTTCTGGAGCAAGTCTCCAATCCTCCTTTGGATT GTTTGTTTTTTCAGACAATTTTTTGCATCAGTTACAAAAGTTGACTATTTGGCTCTTAGACATGGCTTTATCACT GCACATTTAGCACCCCAGAACCACACAACATTTGATTTTCGGTCATACATCAAGAGATCCCTCGAGGAAGATTTTAAAGTCGTGGTTGGAATAAG TCCTATAATATGGCTCTTTGCTGTGCTGTTTCTTATGTCAAATACTCATG GATGGCATTCATACTTGTGGCTACCGTTTATTCCTCTTGCG GTAATCCTCTTGGTGGGTACAAAGCTACAGGTGATTATAACAAAGATGGGATTGAGGATTCAAGAAAGAGGTGATGTTGTCAAGGGAACACCAGTAGTGGAGACAGGAGACCATCTATTCTGGTTCAATCGCCCTCGTTTGCTCCTTTACTTgattcaatttgttctctttcaG AATGCATTTCAGATGGCTTTCTTTGCTTTTACTTGG TATAAATATGGCGTGCCATCTTGCTTCCACAAGGGGCCTAAAGACATAGCCATCAGACTTTCAGTGGG GATCGTCACACAAGTCCTCTGCAGCTATGTTACTCTTCCTTTGTACGCCCTAGTAACACAG ATGGGCACAACAATGAAACCGGTAATATTCGATGAGAAAGTGTCATCAGCACTCAAAAGCTGGCACAAGACTGCCAAAAAGCACATAAAAGAAGACAGGAAATCAGGAAGTACGACACCCTTCTCGAGTAGGCCTGGAACGCCCTTGCATGGAATGTCTCCAGTTCATCTGTTGCAGGGCTTCCGTTGCAGTACTGTGGATGATGATAGCCTGCAAGCAACCCCACGGGGATCCAATTCTGACAATGAAATTTGGGATCATGAAGTGCCTTCATCTTCCCTGCATAACGCTGATGATAATGCTGCTGGTTCTGCTGGAAGAGTTACAGTAATGCATCACACAGTTCAAGAAATCCAGCTAGCATCCACGTCCCGAATTTCTCCAAAACAACGTTCGGTAAAAACTCAACATGAAGTTAATATCGGCTCCACTGATTTCTCATTCAAGTAA
- the LOC113730815 gene encoding MLO-like protein 12 isoform X2: protein MAGESKELTLQETPTWAVAVICFILVAISIMVEFLIHLLASWLKKKRKQALHDALEKIKAELMLLGFISLLLTVVQDPISKICIPKSAGRSWHPCRENDELDGEKFINPCQAKGKSQLVSEKGLHELHIFIFMLAAFHVLYCITTLGLGRLKMRVWKAWEDETKTLEYTYHNDPDRFRFARDTSFGRRHLHFWSKSPILLWIVCFFRQFFASVTKVDYLALRHGFITAHLAPQNHTTFDFRSYIKRSLEEDFKVVVGISPIIWLFAVLFLMSNTHGWHSYLWLPFIPLAVILLVGTKLQVIITKMGLRIQERGDVVKGTPVVETGDHLFWFNRPRLLLYLIQFVLFQNAFQMAFFAFTWYKYGVPSCFHKGPKDIAIRLSVG from the exons ATGGCCGGAGAAAGTAAAGAACTTACATTGCAGGAGACGCCTACGTGGGCTGTGGCAGTTATCTGCTTTATACTCGTTGCTATCTCAATCATGGTCGAATTTCTCATTCATCTTCTCGCCTCG TGGTTAAAGAAAAAGCGTAAACAAGCTCTCCACGATGCACTGGAGAAGATCAAAGCAG AACTTATGCTTTTGGGgtttatctcattgctccttACAGTAGTGCAAGACCCCATTTCCAAAATATGCATACCCAAGAGTGCTGGCCGGTCCTGGCATCCTTGTAGGGAAAAtgatgaattggatggtgaaaaATTTATAAATCCATGCCAAGCCAAG GGTAAATCGCAATTGGTTTCAGAAAAGGGGTTACACGAACTCCATATCTTCATTTTCATGCTTGCCGCTTTTCACGTCCTCTATTGTATCACGACTTTGGGATTGGGTAGGCTAAAG ATGAGGGTATGGAAAGCATGGGAGGATGAGACCAAGACTCTGGAGTACACATACCATAACG ATCCAGACAGATTCAGGTTTGCTAGGGATACTTCCTTTGGACGTAGACATCTGCACTTCTGGAGCAAGTCTCCAATCCTCCTTTGGATT GTTTGTTTTTTCAGACAATTTTTTGCATCAGTTACAAAAGTTGACTATTTGGCTCTTAGACATGGCTTTATCACT GCACATTTAGCACCCCAGAACCACACAACATTTGATTTTCGGTCATACATCAAGAGATCCCTCGAGGAAGATTTTAAAGTCGTGGTTGGAATAAG TCCTATAATATGGCTCTTTGCTGTGCTGTTTCTTATGTCAAATACTCATG GATGGCATTCATACTTGTGGCTACCGTTTATTCCTCTTGCG GTAATCCTCTTGGTGGGTACAAAGCTACAGGTGATTATAACAAAGATGGGATTGAGGATTCAAGAAAGAGGTGATGTTGTCAAGGGAACACCAGTAGTGGAGACAGGAGACCATCTATTCTGGTTCAATCGCCCTCGTTTGCTCCTTTACTTgattcaatttgttctctttcaG AATGCATTTCAGATGGCTTTCTTTGCTTTTACTTGG TATAAATATGGCGTGCCATCTTGCTTCCACAAGGGGCCTAAAGACATAGCCATCAGACTTTCAGTGGGGTGA